In Tachysurus vachellii isolate PV-2020 chromosome 1, HZAU_Pvac_v1, whole genome shotgun sequence, a genomic segment contains:
- the si:ch211-247n2.1 gene encoding calcium-activated potassium channel subunit beta-2 isoform X2 has translation MLHERHVKRSVRRDGLSQQSLSNTLESAGRMFLWAGAKGPQGSGNERRTIYQKIREYDILDKKKTVTALKAGEDRAILLGLSMIFFSVMMYFVLGITMLRSYSDSVWTEESSCTVLNATIIGEINCSYSCGAECRKSSRYPCLQVYVSLNSSSRILRLSHNEETQETNSECFFVPKCRKDHSTMHALVLNISERLKAQQQVRCYTDPTEQQDSAILTRLYGRAAILSSLLWPTCTLVIGVLIVAMVKLTQYLSILCERISRIKRTDLSVLASASHSMEGSKKCSRPKPDQI, from the exons ATTATCCCAGCAGTCCTTGTCAAATACATTGGAAAGTGCTGGGAGGATGTTCCTGTGGGCTGGAGCCAAAGGACCTCAGGgatcaggaaatgaaagaag GACCATTTATCAGAAGATCAGAGAATATGACATTCTGGACAAGAAGAAGACTGTGACAGCACTGAAAGCAGGAGAGGACAGAGCTATTCTCCTTGGACTTAGCATGATCTTCTTTTCTGTCATGATGTACTTTGTCCTTGGCATTACAATGTTACGGTCATATTCAGACAG CGTTTGGACAGAGGAGTCAAGCTGTACCGTGCTAAATGCAACTATTATTGGAGAGATTAACTGTAGCTATAGCTGTGGAGCAGAGTGCCGGAAGAGCTCCAGATACCCATGCCTACAGGTGTATGTCAGCCTGAACTCATCAAGCCGAATACTGAGGCTGTCCCACAATGAGGAAACCCAGGAGACCAATTCTGAG TGTTTCTTTGTCCCTAAGTGCCGTAAAGACCACTCAACAATGCATGCTTTGGTACTGAACATCTCTGAGCGTCTGAAGGCCCAGCAGCAGGTGCGTTGTTATACAGACCCAACAGAACAGCAGGACAGCGCCATCCTGACGCGCCTCTACGGTCGTGCTGCCATTCTCTCATCGCTGCTTTGGCCCACATGCACGCTTGTGATTGGCGTGCTCATCGTTGCCATGGTCAAGCTCACACAATACCTTTCTATCCTCTGTGAGCGGATAAGCCGCATTAAGAG GACCGATCTCTCGGTACTTGCATCTGCCTCACACTCCATGGAGGGCAGCAAAAAGTGCAGCAGACCCAAGCCGGATCAGATTTGA
- the si:ch211-247n2.1 gene encoding calcium-activated potassium channel subunit beta-2 isoform X1: protein MATSYCDCTSSYNSQRQLYECRLSQQSLSNTLESAGRMFLWAGAKGPQGSGNERRTIYQKIREYDILDKKKTVTALKAGEDRAILLGLSMIFFSVMMYFVLGITMLRSYSDSVWTEESSCTVLNATIIGEINCSYSCGAECRKSSRYPCLQVYVSLNSSSRILRLSHNEETQETNSECFFVPKCRKDHSTMHALVLNISERLKAQQQVRCYTDPTEQQDSAILTRLYGRAAILSSLLWPTCTLVIGVLIVAMVKLTQYLSILCERISRIKRTDLSVLASASHSMEGSKKCSRPKPDQI from the exons ATTATCCCAGCAGTCCTTGTCAAATACATTGGAAAGTGCTGGGAGGATGTTCCTGTGGGCTGGAGCCAAAGGACCTCAGGgatcaggaaatgaaagaag GACCATTTATCAGAAGATCAGAGAATATGACATTCTGGACAAGAAGAAGACTGTGACAGCACTGAAAGCAGGAGAGGACAGAGCTATTCTCCTTGGACTTAGCATGATCTTCTTTTCTGTCATGATGTACTTTGTCCTTGGCATTACAATGTTACGGTCATATTCAGACAG CGTTTGGACAGAGGAGTCAAGCTGTACCGTGCTAAATGCAACTATTATTGGAGAGATTAACTGTAGCTATAGCTGTGGAGCAGAGTGCCGGAAGAGCTCCAGATACCCATGCCTACAGGTGTATGTCAGCCTGAACTCATCAAGCCGAATACTGAGGCTGTCCCACAATGAGGAAACCCAGGAGACCAATTCTGAG TGTTTCTTTGTCCCTAAGTGCCGTAAAGACCACTCAACAATGCATGCTTTGGTACTGAACATCTCTGAGCGTCTGAAGGCCCAGCAGCAGGTGCGTTGTTATACAGACCCAACAGAACAGCAGGACAGCGCCATCCTGACGCGCCTCTACGGTCGTGCTGCCATTCTCTCATCGCTGCTTTGGCCCACATGCACGCTTGTGATTGGCGTGCTCATCGTTGCCATGGTCAAGCTCACACAATACCTTTCTATCCTCTGTGAGCGGATAAGCCGCATTAAGAG GACCGATCTCTCGGTACTTGCATCTGCCTCACACTCCATGGAGGGCAGCAAAAAGTGCAGCAGACCCAAGCCGGATCAGATTTGA
- the si:ch211-247n2.1 gene encoding calcium-activated potassium channel subunit beta-2 isoform X3, with amino-acid sequence MATSYCDCTSSYNSQRQLYECRLSQQSLSNTLESAGRMFLWAGAKGPQGSGNERRTIYQKIREYDILDKKKTVTALKAGEDRAILLGLSMIFFSVMMYFVLGITMLRSYSDSVWTEESSCTVLNATIIGEINCSYSCGAECRKSSRYPCLQVYVSLNSSSRILRLSHNEETQETNSECFFVPKCRKDHSTMHALVLNISERLKAQQQVRCYTDPTEQQDSAILTRLYGRAAILSSLLWPTCTLVIGVLIVAMVKLTQYLSILCERISRIKR; translated from the exons ATTATCCCAGCAGTCCTTGTCAAATACATTGGAAAGTGCTGGGAGGATGTTCCTGTGGGCTGGAGCCAAAGGACCTCAGGgatcaggaaatgaaagaag GACCATTTATCAGAAGATCAGAGAATATGACATTCTGGACAAGAAGAAGACTGTGACAGCACTGAAAGCAGGAGAGGACAGAGCTATTCTCCTTGGACTTAGCATGATCTTCTTTTCTGTCATGATGTACTTTGTCCTTGGCATTACAATGTTACGGTCATATTCAGACAG CGTTTGGACAGAGGAGTCAAGCTGTACCGTGCTAAATGCAACTATTATTGGAGAGATTAACTGTAGCTATAGCTGTGGAGCAGAGTGCCGGAAGAGCTCCAGATACCCATGCCTACAGGTGTATGTCAGCCTGAACTCATCAAGCCGAATACTGAGGCTGTCCCACAATGAGGAAACCCAGGAGACCAATTCTGAG TGTTTCTTTGTCCCTAAGTGCCGTAAAGACCACTCAACAATGCATGCTTTGGTACTGAACATCTCTGAGCGTCTGAAGGCCCAGCAGCAGGTGCGTTGTTATACAGACCCAACAGAACAGCAGGACAGCGCCATCCTGACGCGCCTCTACGGTCGTGCTGCCATTCTCTCATCGCTGCTTTGGCCCACATGCACGCTTGTGATTGGCGTGCTCATCGTTGCCATGGTCAAGCTCACACAATACCTTTCTATCCTCTGTGAGCGGATAAGCCGCATTAAGAGGTAG
- the zmat3 gene encoding zinc finger matrin-type protein 3: MAMNGRKEDALYENVDYCDIYNLQHVAYGNSSGYFARIQGPECVLKPPLNLMGQQQLEPFQPISPAQTLGPAPVLMPPEPLAFPLCSPLSAKPSPHLQLFPNPAITAPLGSSPIPTENEFQATGSDQDIALEELCRPLYCKLCNVTLNSPQQAQAHYQGKNHSKKLRNFYAGSQQPPPIRIPEEGEPVSQQSLSTPPTETGTTVGKPASFIGPSRVILATENDYCKLCDASFSSPAVAHAHYQGKNHAKRVRLAEAQHNASSLDSADLTQRRSRKEGNEYKVKNRRTHMNTNMAVSGPYYNPRPRQRIPRDLAMCVTPSGQFYCSMCNTGASDEADFRLHLESKQHKSKVSEQRYRSEMENLGYT; this comes from the exons ATGGCGATGAACGGAAGGAAAGAAGATGCGTTATATGAGAATGTGGACTACTGCGATATATATAACCTCCAGCATGTAGCTTACGGAAACAGCAGCGGGTATTTCGCTCGGATTCAAG GTCCAGAATGTGTTCTGAAGCCTCCTCTGAACCTAATGGGTCAGCAGCAACTTGAGCCCTTCCAGCCCATATCTCCTGCCCAAACTCTTGGCCCCGCACCTGTTTTGATGCCACCAGAGCCTCTTGCTTTCCCCCTTTGCAGTCCCCTCTCTGCCAAACCTTCCCCTCACCTCCAGTTGTTTCCAAACCCTGCCATTACAGCACCCCTTGGTTCCAGCCCCATACCAACTGAGAACGAGTTCCAGGCAACCGGCAGCGATCAGGACATAGCACTAGAGGAGCTGTGTAGACCTCTCTACTGCAAACTGTGCAACGTCACACTTAACTCTCCCCAGCAAGCGCAGGCACATTATCAG gGAAAAAATCACAGCAAGAAGCTAAGGAATTTTTATGCTGGCAGTCAACAGCCACCTCCAATACGAATACCTGAGGAAGGAGAGCCAGTTTCACAGCAGTCCCTCTCTACTCCACCTACGGAGACTGGAACAACAGTGGGCAAGCCG GCGTCCTTTATCGGCCCTAGCAGGGTCATCCTAGCTACAGAGAATGACTACTGCAAGTTGTGTGATGCCTCCTTCAGCTCCCCCGCTGTAGCCCATGCTCATTACCAGGGCAAGAACCATGCCAAACGTGTACGGCTTGCCGAGGCCCAGCACAACGCCAGCTCTTT GGATTCAGCAGACCTCACGCAAAGGCGTTCCAGGAAAGAAGGAAACGAGTACAAAGTGAAGAACCGCAGGACCCACATGAACACTAATATGGCAG TTTCAGGACCGTATTACAACCCACGGCCAAGGCAGAGAATCCCACGTGACTTGGCCATGTGTGTGACACCAAGCGGGCAGTTTTATTGCTCCATGTGCAACACAGGTGCTAGCGACGAGGCTGACTTCCGCCTGCACCTGGAGAGCAAACAACACAAGAGCAAAGTGTCCGAGCAGCGCTATCGCAGTGAAATGGAGAATCTAGGCTACACCTAG